A genomic segment from Polyangium mundeleinium encodes:
- a CDS encoding DegT/DnrJ/EryC1/StrS family aminotransferase encodes MWKIPLCDLHFGPEEIQAAADVVASGWLTMGERTQAFERALGEAFGTTGVLAMTNCTAALHLAYLAVGVGPGDEVICPSLTFVATANAALTTGADVVLADIVGPDDLTIDPADVERKITKRTKAITVVHYAGFPCDMDAILAIAERHGVAVIEDAAHAPLATWKGRALGTIGDVGCYSFFSNKNLSTGEGGAVAARTEELRQRCKLLRSHGMTTLTLERHKGHAFSYDVVLAGQNYRIDEIRSAIGLVQLGRLAEGNRMRRAVVTRYRERLGAISRVHVPFRDFEARGVGEGAYHIMPVLLPEGTPREAVMAAMKARGIQTSVHYKPIHAFSFHGTTERVRRDNLARTDAFAPREITLPLYPRMTDAQVDEVCTALDASLREVVPG; translated from the coding sequence ATGTGGAAGATCCCCCTCTGCGACCTTCATTTTGGCCCTGAAGAGATCCAAGCCGCGGCCGACGTCGTGGCCTCGGGTTGGCTCACGATGGGCGAGCGCACGCAGGCCTTCGAGCGAGCGCTCGGCGAGGCGTTCGGCACGACGGGCGTGCTCGCCATGACGAACTGCACGGCGGCGCTGCACCTCGCCTACCTCGCCGTGGGCGTCGGGCCCGGCGACGAGGTGATCTGCCCGAGCCTCACGTTCGTGGCGACGGCGAACGCCGCGCTCACGACGGGTGCGGACGTCGTGCTCGCCGACATCGTCGGGCCGGACGATCTCACGATCGATCCCGCGGACGTCGAGCGGAAGATCACGAAGCGCACGAAGGCGATCACGGTCGTGCATTACGCCGGCTTCCCGTGCGACATGGACGCGATCCTCGCGATTGCGGAGCGGCACGGCGTCGCGGTGATCGAGGACGCGGCGCACGCGCCGCTCGCGACCTGGAAGGGCCGCGCCCTCGGGACGATCGGCGACGTCGGCTGCTACAGCTTCTTCTCGAACAAGAACCTCTCGACCGGGGAGGGCGGCGCGGTCGCCGCGCGCACCGAGGAGCTTCGCCAGCGCTGCAAGCTCCTGCGATCGCACGGGATGACGACGCTCACGCTCGAGCGCCACAAGGGGCACGCGTTCTCCTACGACGTGGTCCTCGCGGGGCAGAACTACCGCATCGACGAGATCCGCAGCGCGATCGGCCTCGTGCAGCTCGGGCGCCTCGCGGAGGGCAACCGCATGCGCCGCGCCGTCGTGACGCGCTACCGCGAGCGCCTCGGCGCGATCAGCCGTGTGCACGTCCCGTTCCGCGATTTTGAGGCGCGCGGGGTAGGGGAGGGCGCCTACCACATCATGCCCGTGCTCCTGCCCGAGGGCACGCCGCGCGAGGCCGTGATGGCCGCGATGAAGGCCCGTGGGATCCAGACGAGCGTGCATTACAAGCCGATCCACGCCTTCTCGTTCCACGGCACCACCGAGCGTGTGCGTCGAGACAACCTCGCCCGCACGGACGCGTTTGCCCCCCGCGAGATCACGCTCCCGCTCTACCCGCGCATGACCGACGCGCAGGTCGACGAGGTGTGCACGGCGCTCGACGCGTCGCTGCGCGAAGTGGTTCCGGGCTGA
- the mazG gene encoding nucleoside triphosphate pyrophosphohydrolase, protein MARPFDPVVVPPLAEQRGQTFPRLVELMQRLLAPDGCPWDRKQSFETLRKYVLEEACEVIDAIDTGDRGELRGELGDLLLQVVFQAELGRAEGAFGPDDVVAAICEKLVRRHPHVFADTTVEDADEVLRNWELIKAKERADKPKQGILSGVPRSLPALVRAQRIGEKVARVGFDWPDVAGSRAKVAEEIRELDEAIATGDAGEIEAELGDALFALVNLARHVNVDAESALRRTIDKFTRRFDHVEARVRERHGGWPDPGGEDHLTLQELDVYWEESKKSGR, encoded by the coding sequence ATGGCCAGGCCTTTTGATCCTGTCGTCGTCCCCCCGCTCGCAGAGCAGCGTGGTCAGACCTTCCCCCGCCTCGTCGAGCTCATGCAACGCCTGCTCGCGCCGGACGGCTGCCCGTGGGACCGAAAGCAGTCGTTCGAGACGCTGCGCAAGTACGTGCTCGAAGAGGCGTGCGAGGTGATCGACGCGATCGACACCGGGGATCGCGGCGAGCTGCGCGGCGAGCTCGGGGATCTGCTCCTGCAGGTCGTGTTCCAGGCGGAGCTCGGGCGCGCGGAGGGGGCGTTTGGTCCCGACGACGTGGTCGCCGCGATTTGCGAGAAGCTCGTGCGGCGGCATCCGCACGTCTTCGCGGACACGACGGTCGAGGACGCGGACGAGGTCTTGCGCAACTGGGAGCTCATCAAGGCGAAAGAGCGCGCGGACAAGCCCAAGCAAGGGATTCTCTCGGGCGTGCCGCGCAGCTTGCCGGCGCTCGTGCGGGCGCAGCGCATCGGGGAGAAGGTCGCGCGCGTGGGCTTCGACTGGCCGGACGTCGCGGGATCACGGGCCAAGGTGGCCGAGGAGATCCGCGAGCTCGACGAGGCGATCGCGACGGGCGACGCCGGGGAGATCGAGGCGGAGCTCGGCGATGCGCTCTTCGCGCTGGTGAACCTCGCGCGGCACGTGAACGTGGACGCCGAGAGCGCGCTGCGTCGCACGATCGACAAGTTCACGCGCCGCTTCGACCACGTCGAAGCCCGCGTCCGCGAGCGCCACGGCGGCTGGCCCGATCCGGGCGGGGAGGATCACCTCACGTTGCAGGAGCTCGACGTCTACTGGGAGGAGTCCAAGAAATCGGGTAGGTAA
- the rd gene encoding rubredoxin codes for MKNKKYRCLVCAHVYDPAIGDPDSGVAPGTAFADIPDDWYCPECGATKADFEQMDD; via the coding sequence ATGAAGAATAAGAAATACCGCTGCCTCGTGTGCGCCCACGTCTACGATCCGGCGATCGGCGATCCGGACAGCGGCGTCGCGCCGGGCACGGCGTTCGCGGACATCCCAGACGACTGGTATTGCCCCGAATGCGGAGCGACGAAGGCCGATTTCGAGCAGATGGACGATTGA
- a CDS encoding FMN-dependent NADH-azoreductase: MGIVLDLFALPRAERSRTRKLRDAFFSAYLEKNPDAHRVEVDLVKDAEKLPAWDEWDVQTKFEMLYGEGNLDEEMATRWNALSRWTDQLHQANLIVLSTPMWNLSIPWQLKRWIDAVVQARLTFEVQKGEFKGLLGGRPVVLLVSRDGAYPPGSPFASWDFQVPYLKTILGLMGLGPFHEIIAEPMGLMGPKVGKEALDAAVGRAAELAKTL; the protein is encoded by the coding sequence ATGGGGATCGTGCTGGACTTGTTCGCGCTTCCGCGGGCCGAGCGCTCGCGGACGCGCAAGCTTCGTGATGCGTTTTTCAGCGCTTATCTGGAAAAGAACCCCGACGCGCACCGCGTCGAGGTCGACCTCGTGAAGGACGCGGAGAAGCTGCCGGCCTGGGACGAGTGGGACGTCCAGACCAAGTTCGAGATGCTGTACGGCGAGGGCAACCTCGACGAGGAGATGGCCACGCGCTGGAACGCGCTCAGCCGGTGGACCGATCAGCTCCACCAGGCGAACCTGATCGTGCTCTCCACGCCCATGTGGAACCTCTCGATCCCGTGGCAGCTCAAGCGCTGGATCGACGCGGTCGTGCAGGCGCGCCTCACGTTCGAGGTCCAAAAGGGCGAGTTCAAGGGCCTGCTCGGCGGGCGCCCCGTCGTCCTGCTCGTCTCGCGTGACGGCGCGTATCCGCCGGGCTCGCCGTTCGCGTCCTGGGATTTTCAAGTCCCCTACCTGAAGACGATCCTCGGGCTCATGGGCCTCGGCCCGTTCCACGAGATCATCGCCGAGCCGATGGGCCTCATGGGCCCGAAGGTCGGGAAAGAGGCGCTCGACGCGGCCGTCGGGCGCGCCGCCGAGCTCGCCAAGACGCTGTAG
- a CDS encoding ImmA/IrrE family metallo-endopeptidase, with product MSPPRGARGRPFGRALALGVVLAAAGQGSPESLLAAQADDRIVLGVDRDDDDVDGRPDAEQDVVAPSTDLFELVLPKGKDRTIEIRGDVARLLVDGRPFAGSVIPAGAKRVALQAVRAGRGEVKAFGRTRMIAAIDVRPIDGQGRLVDPARSHASLERTPPERLPADPYANTTNPDAVRFVVVATPEDLPPVVRVTGRAPSGAIVDRLEPLMLGAVACPDGVGASLACASTAPIRVVPDEIDRNHPTVRDRSVRAEVGGAVELALISDVRKLGGLRVAGPRASPLGPLVRYRGVLRVFLVRPRPGGPPPVGGDDAGAMVLARADVAQASTLWGACGVSFGPPAETEITIVDPPRPHLVALGCDHGLPAAGGGKVRVRVDGREVAVTLEKGTTPSGAARVLATAIAAAGFVARVSDNATIAAGARGSSDVLVRRKSGEPALVEPPASGPVSTDALLTACIGRVELEDGLQHFNDIDAIAGTVEERALIKALDDGDPSTIEVIVVPSFAGSGRIGESFIGADGGAVRNVLITDRAALRADRASFALAHELGHVLLDDPGHPDDFGRDTPTRLMDADAANGTAFGPRRLLVDECARALRQSGPTAAVPLLRPWPLAPLGKER from the coding sequence GTGAGCCCCCCCCGGGGCGCGCGCGGACGGCCCTTCGGGCGCGCGCTCGCCCTCGGGGTCGTCCTCGCCGCCGCGGGACAGGGCAGCCCGGAGAGCCTGCTCGCGGCGCAGGCCGATGATCGGATCGTGCTCGGCGTCGATCGCGACGACGACGACGTCGATGGTCGTCCCGACGCAGAGCAGGACGTCGTCGCGCCATCCACAGATCTGTTCGAACTCGTGCTGCCGAAGGGCAAGGATCGAACGATCGAGATTCGCGGCGACGTGGCGCGCCTGCTCGTGGACGGGCGGCCGTTCGCGGGGAGCGTGATCCCCGCAGGCGCGAAGCGTGTCGCGCTGCAGGCCGTACGCGCGGGGCGTGGTGAGGTGAAGGCGTTCGGACGAACGCGTATGATCGCGGCGATCGACGTGCGGCCGATCGACGGGCAGGGCCGGCTCGTGGATCCGGCGCGCTCGCACGCTTCGCTCGAGCGCACGCCGCCCGAGCGGCTGCCCGCGGATCCGTATGCGAACACCACGAACCCCGACGCGGTGCGGTTCGTCGTTGTGGCGACGCCGGAGGATCTGCCTCCGGTCGTGCGCGTGACGGGCCGCGCGCCGTCGGGCGCGATCGTCGATCGGCTGGAGCCGTTGATGCTCGGCGCGGTTGCATGTCCCGACGGCGTGGGCGCGTCGCTCGCGTGCGCCTCGACCGCGCCGATCCGCGTGGTGCCGGACGAGATCGATCGGAACCACCCCACGGTGCGGGATCGATCCGTGCGCGCGGAGGTCGGCGGCGCGGTGGAGCTCGCGCTGATCAGCGATGTGCGCAAGCTCGGGGGGCTGCGCGTCGCGGGGCCGCGCGCGTCGCCGCTCGGGCCACTCGTGCGATACCGCGGCGTGCTGCGCGTCTTTCTGGTGCGCCCGCGGCCGGGTGGGCCGCCGCCCGTGGGCGGGGACGACGCGGGCGCGATGGTGCTGGCGCGCGCGGACGTGGCGCAGGCGAGTACGCTCTGGGGCGCGTGTGGCGTGAGCTTCGGGCCGCCTGCAGAGACGGAGATCACGATCGTGGATCCGCCGCGCCCGCACCTCGTGGCGCTCGGCTGTGATCACGGCTTGCCAGCGGCGGGCGGAGGCAAGGTGCGCGTGCGCGTGGACGGGCGCGAGGTCGCGGTGACGCTCGAGAAGGGCACGACGCCCTCGGGCGCGGCGCGCGTGCTCGCGACGGCGATCGCCGCGGCGGGCTTCGTGGCGCGCGTCTCGGACAACGCGACGATCGCGGCTGGCGCGCGCGGCAGCTCGGACGTGCTCGTGCGGCGCAAAAGCGGCGAGCCGGCGCTTGTCGAGCCGCCTGCGTCGGGGCCGGTCAGCACGGACGCGCTGCTCACAGCGTGCATCGGGCGCGTCGAGCTCGAAGATGGGCTGCAACATTTCAACGACATCGACGCGATCGCGGGCACGGTCGAGGAGCGCGCGCTCATCAAGGCCCTCGACGACGGCGATCCCTCGACCATCGAGGTGATCGTGGTGCCGAGCTTTGCGGGCAGCGGCCGCATCGGCGAGAGCTTCATCGGCGCCGACGGCGGCGCGGTGCGCAACGTGCTCATCACGGATCGCGCCGCGCTCCGGGCCGACCGCGCGAGCTTCGCCCTCGCGCACGAGCTCGGGCACGTGCTGCTCGACGATCCCGGCCATCCCGACGACTTCGGCCGTGACACGCCGACGCGGCTCATGGACGCCGATGCCGCGAACGGGACGGCGTTCGGGCCGCGCCGCCTGCTCGTCGACGAGTGCGCGCGCGCGCTGCGGCAAAGCGGCCCGACGGCGGCCGTGCCCCTCTTGCGCCCGTGGCCGCTCGCTCCGCTCGGCAAGGAACGCTGA
- a CDS encoding enoyl-CoA hydratase yields the protein MSEQVLLVEHEGPVAVVTLNRPRAKNALDAELLGALLETLPRLGADASVRAVVLTGAGGAFCAGADLKNAMGSLQAAGGFDAIMDRYHGIIRAIVNAPKPFVAMVEGPAVGFGCDLALACDLRMFGQDAYLEERFVKIGLMPDGGGSFWLPRLVGLGRAMEIMLTGDRITADHAVSLGLANHVLPSAELRGETMKLAARLAKGPPLAYAEIKSAVRKSLGSTIDEALDREKAGQVKLLQSADCMEGVLAWMEKREPSFQGK from the coding sequence ATGTCCGAACAGGTCCTCTTGGTCGAGCACGAAGGCCCCGTCGCCGTCGTCACGTTGAACAGGCCCCGGGCGAAAAATGCGCTCGACGCGGAGCTCCTCGGCGCGCTCCTCGAGACGTTGCCGCGGCTCGGCGCAGACGCGTCGGTGCGCGCGGTGGTGCTGACGGGCGCGGGCGGCGCGTTCTGCGCGGGCGCGGATCTCAAGAACGCGATGGGCAGCCTGCAGGCCGCGGGCGGCTTCGACGCGATCATGGATCGCTACCACGGGATCATTCGCGCGATCGTGAACGCGCCGAAGCCGTTCGTCGCGATGGTCGAGGGCCCGGCCGTGGGCTTCGGCTGTGATCTCGCGCTCGCGTGTGATCTTCGGATGTTCGGCCAGGACGCCTACCTGGAGGAGCGCTTCGTGAAGATCGGGCTCATGCCGGACGGCGGTGGCTCGTTCTGGCTCCCGCGCCTCGTCGGCCTCGGGCGCGCGATGGAGATCATGCTGACGGGCGATCGCATCACGGCCGATCACGCCGTCTCGCTCGGCCTCGCGAACCACGTCCTCCCGTCGGCCGAGCTCCGCGGGGAGACGATGAAGCTCGCCGCGCGCCTCGCGAAGGGGCCGCCGCTCGCGTATGCCGAGATCAAGAGCGCCGTCCGGAAGAGCCTCGGCAGCACGATCGACGAGGCGCTCGATCGCGAGAAGGCCGGGCAGGTGAAGCTCCTGCAGTCGGCCGACTGCATGGAGGGCGTGCTCGCCTGGATGGAGAAGCGCGAGCCTTCGTTTCAGGGCAAGTGA
- a CDS encoding GDP-mannose 4,6-dehydratase, producing the protein MEASSFYAGKRVVVTGAGGFIGSHLVEALVREGASVRALVRYTSSSQRGHLDRVPASVLGNVEVVLGNVEDAACVRKLVRGADVVFHLAALIGIPYSYVAPHQYVATNVSGTLNVLEAAREHGARMVHTSTSETYGSARYAPIDEAHPLTGQSPYSATKIAADKLAESYFLSFGTPVATIRPFNTYGPRQSSRAFIPSVMKQLAAGRDVVRVGSTRPKRDLNFVEDTVAGFLAVGASDRALGQVINVGSGRTISMGELAQLIFTISGKPARLETDDARVRPDASEVELLLADGRKAKDLVGYEPRVTLEEGLQKTWAYVLERIADYRPDEYAI; encoded by the coding sequence ATGGAAGCGAGCTCGTTTTACGCAGGCAAGCGCGTGGTCGTGACCGGCGCGGGGGGCTTCATCGGCAGCCACCTCGTGGAGGCCCTCGTGCGCGAGGGCGCGAGCGTGCGCGCGCTCGTCCGCTACACGTCGAGCTCGCAGCGCGGCCACCTCGATCGCGTCCCCGCGAGCGTGCTTGGGAACGTGGAGGTCGTCCTCGGCAACGTCGAGGATGCCGCCTGCGTGCGCAAGCTCGTGCGGGGCGCGGACGTGGTCTTCCACCTCGCTGCGTTGATCGGGATCCCCTACTCGTACGTGGCCCCGCACCAGTACGTCGCGACGAACGTGTCGGGCACGTTGAACGTGCTCGAAGCGGCGCGCGAGCACGGCGCCCGCATGGTGCACACGTCGACGAGCGAGACCTACGGATCGGCGCGGTATGCGCCGATCGACGAGGCGCACCCGCTCACGGGGCAGTCGCCTTACTCGGCGACGAAGATCGCCGCGGACAAACTCGCCGAAAGTTATTTCCTCTCGTTCGGCACGCCCGTCGCCACGATCCGCCCCTTCAACACGTACGGCCCGCGCCAGTCGTCGCGCGCGTTCATCCCGAGCGTGATGAAGCAGCTCGCGGCCGGCCGCGACGTCGTGCGCGTGGGCAGCACGCGGCCGAAGCGCGACCTCAACTTCGTCGAGGACACCGTGGCGGGGTTCCTCGCGGTCGGCGCGAGTGATCGGGCCCTCGGGCAGGTGATCAACGTGGGCAGCGGCCGGACGATCTCCATGGGCGAGCTCGCCCAGCTCATCTTCACGATCTCGGGCAAACCGGCGCGCCTCGAGACGGACGACGCGCGCGTGCGGCCCGACGCGAGCGAGGTCGAACTCCTGCTTGCCGATGGACGCAAGGCCAAGGACCTCGTCGGATACGAGCCGCGCGTGACCCTCGAAGAAGGGCTCCAGAAGACGTGGGCGTACGTCCTCGAGCGCATCGCCGACTATCGGCCGGACGAGTACGCGATCTGA
- a CDS encoding IgGFc-binding protein: MKKSSWASSFSLAISALLAATAYAACTDSYQDPEASGAGTGPGGPGGTGGDGGSGGVIIDTDSGVGCDDTCSNDLTAVVDCYGQVKVQCTPDQGCANAKCINDPCQAAEESKSSYGCDYWALKTALRPQADGACFAAFVANTWSKPVHLQVSRKGSSLDPATFAYIPSIGANGTIQYDAYNEATGIDVGQVAILFLSRKSAGASVVDCPKPAALNLDTGVIDTGKGDAFHITTDYPVVAYQISPYGGGQAYVSSATLLLPTSAWDTNYLAINAYKASEVFPDAWPSMAILAHQDNTKVTLLPNVAVVGGGGIPASEANKPAEYMLNAGQFLQITQPEELTGSPIGSDKPIAVFGASKCMNVPSMQDDCDSGQQQLAPVRALGNEYAAVRYKSRSAATEESSRWRLVGAVDGTVLTWTPTKPAGAPAMINQGQVLEFEDPGPFVVRSQDVQHPFYLGAYMTGGAPFANVGDPDWVNVVPPQQFLKRYVLFTDPTYPETSLVVVRVKSKTTGDFAPVTLKCKGELDGWQAVGDYEFTRVDLVKGDFQGVDGCTNGPQEMSSTQPFGATVWGWGTTQQTLRVSYAYPAGAGFLPINEIVVPPTPK, encoded by the coding sequence GTGAAAAAGTCCAGCTGGGCTTCGAGCTTTTCGCTCGCGATCTCGGCGCTCCTCGCCGCCACGGCTTATGCCGCGTGCACCGATTCATACCAGGACCCGGAGGCGTCGGGCGCCGGCACGGGGCCGGGAGGGCCGGGTGGAACGGGCGGCGACGGCGGCTCCGGCGGCGTCATCATCGATACCGACAGCGGTGTCGGCTGCGATGACACGTGCTCGAACGACCTCACGGCGGTCGTCGATTGTTATGGCCAGGTCAAGGTGCAATGCACCCCGGACCAGGGCTGCGCGAATGCGAAGTGCATCAACGACCCCTGCCAGGCCGCGGAGGAGTCGAAGAGCTCGTACGGCTGCGATTACTGGGCGCTCAAGACGGCGCTCCGGCCGCAGGCCGACGGCGCGTGTTTCGCCGCATTCGTAGCGAATACCTGGTCGAAGCCGGTGCACCTCCAGGTCTCGCGGAAGGGCTCGTCGCTCGATCCGGCGACGTTCGCGTACATCCCGAGCATCGGCGCGAACGGCACGATCCAGTACGACGCCTACAACGAGGCGACGGGCATCGACGTGGGGCAGGTGGCGATCCTGTTCCTGTCGCGCAAGTCGGCGGGCGCGAGCGTCGTCGACTGCCCGAAGCCCGCGGCGCTGAACCTCGACACCGGCGTGATCGACACGGGCAAGGGCGACGCCTTCCACATCACCACGGACTACCCCGTCGTGGCCTACCAGATCTCGCCGTACGGCGGCGGTCAGGCGTACGTCAGCTCGGCCACGCTGCTGCTCCCGACGAGCGCTTGGGACACCAACTATCTCGCCATCAACGCGTACAAGGCGAGCGAGGTCTTCCCCGACGCCTGGCCCTCGATGGCGATCCTCGCGCACCAGGACAACACGAAGGTCACGCTCCTGCCGAACGTGGCGGTCGTCGGCGGCGGCGGCATCCCCGCGTCCGAGGCGAACAAGCCCGCCGAGTACATGTTGAACGCGGGCCAGTTCCTGCAGATCACGCAGCCCGAGGAGCTCACGGGCAGCCCGATCGGTTCGGACAAGCCGATCGCCGTGTTCGGCGCGTCGAAATGCATGAACGTGCCGTCGATGCAGGACGACTGCGATTCGGGCCAGCAGCAGCTCGCGCCGGTGCGCGCGCTCGGCAACGAATACGCGGCCGTGCGGTACAAGAGCCGTTCGGCGGCGACCGAGGAGTCGTCGCGGTGGCGGCTCGTCGGCGCGGTCGACGGGACGGTCCTCACCTGGACGCCCACGAAGCCCGCGGGCGCGCCCGCGATGATCAACCAGGGCCAGGTGCTCGAGTTCGAGGATCCGGGGCCGTTTGTCGTGCGCAGCCAGGACGTGCAGCACCCGTTCTACTTGGGCGCCTACATGACGGGTGGCGCGCCGTTCGCGAACGTCGGCGATCCGGACTGGGTCAATGTGGTGCCGCCGCAGCAGTTCCTGAAGCGCTACGTCCTCTTCACGGACCCGACGTACCCGGAGACGAGCCTGGTTGTGGTGCGCGTCAAGTCGAAGACGACCGGCGACTTTGCCCCCGTCACGCTCAAGTGCAAGGGCGAGCTCGACGGCTGGCAGGCCGTCGGCGACTATGAGTTCACCCGCGTGGACCTCGTGAAGGGCGACTTCCAGGGCGTCGACGGCTGCACGAACGGGCCGCAGGAGATGTCGAGCACGCAGCCCTTCGGTGCCACCGTATGGGGCTGGGGCACGACGCAGCAGACCCTCCGCGTGTCGTACGCCTATCCGGCGGGCGCCGGATTCCTGCCCATCAACGAGATCGTCGTTCCGCCGACGCCGAAGTGA
- a CDS encoding OmpA family protein has protein sequence MVRRPMGPAWATRAKKTLLPGATLLATLLVPLAANAQDKTFYLDRLQIGGAPADGLAVWRPDIGQTRLYGQFGLGFSLNPLRVDNHVDNIEKAGTLKGPPVANQLAAYITAGAEILERGAVQVTLPLALYQSGNPTGNAAAGLNQNVNMQAFAPMDLRLDGRFILFRTEDKSFKLGLRAAAFLPTGDEFSFGGDKEAWGTVGLATEYDAKKFFLTLNAGFSIRPTAQLHELTVGRELTYGVGGYVPLMQDRLRIGAEIFGSLGMLPETLGELDAAPVEWSLSGRMALDAKKLSWAGLSVGSRLTGGYAPDLRIVAVVGGAFQLKDTEVGAGSARYQFRDDVDTDKDGFPDLVDMCPVDKEDKAPPNPDDGCPTMSDLDKDGIPDNVDKCPANPEDKDGIDDRDGCPEDDADQDTVPDAEDKCPKEPGMRGDDPEKEGCPQFVRRISGSSEIQITKQVEFEFDSNVILPKSYPILDEVVRLLKANPEIKLVSVEGHTDDIGKPEYNDKLSANRAAAVRMYLIDKGGIAANRLESKGFGARKPVGSNATPEGQARNRRVEFHIVTQAIEGR, from the coding sequence ATGGTTCGACGACCTATGGGACCCGCATGGGCAACGCGGGCGAAAAAGACCCTTTTGCCCGGCGCCACCCTCCTTGCGACCTTGCTCGTGCCGCTTGCGGCGAACGCGCAGGACAAGACATTTTACCTCGACCGGCTGCAGATCGGCGGCGCGCCCGCGGATGGCCTCGCGGTCTGGCGCCCCGACATCGGGCAGACGCGCCTCTACGGCCAGTTCGGGCTCGGCTTCTCGCTGAACCCGCTGCGCGTCGACAACCACGTCGACAACATCGAGAAGGCCGGGACGCTGAAAGGTCCGCCCGTCGCGAACCAGCTCGCGGCGTACATCACGGCCGGCGCCGAGATCCTCGAGCGCGGCGCCGTGCAGGTGACGCTCCCGCTCGCGCTCTACCAGAGCGGCAACCCCACGGGGAACGCAGCGGCCGGGCTCAACCAGAACGTCAACATGCAAGCCTTCGCGCCGATGGATCTGCGGCTCGATGGTCGCTTCATCTTGTTCCGCACGGAGGACAAGTCCTTCAAGCTCGGCCTGCGCGCGGCGGCGTTCCTGCCGACTGGCGACGAGTTCTCCTTCGGCGGTGACAAGGAAGCGTGGGGCACCGTCGGCCTCGCCACCGAGTACGACGCGAAGAAATTTTTCTTGACCCTGAACGCGGGTTTCTCCATCCGGCCCACCGCGCAGCTGCACGAGCTCACGGTCGGTCGCGAGCTCACCTACGGCGTCGGCGGCTATGTGCCGCTCATGCAGGATCGCCTGCGCATCGGGGCCGAGATCTTCGGCTCCTTGGGCATGCTGCCCGAGACGCTCGGCGAGCTCGACGCCGCGCCGGTCGAGTGGTCGCTCTCGGGTCGCATGGCGCTCGACGCGAAGAAACTTTCGTGGGCGGGCCTTTCGGTCGGCTCGCGCCTCACGGGCGGCTACGCGCCCGATCTGCGCATCGTCGCCGTCGTCGGCGGCGCCTTCCAGCTCAAGGACACCGAGGTTGGCGCGGGCTCGGCGCGGTACCAGTTCCGCGACGACGTCGACACGGACAAGGACGGCTTCCCGGACCTCGTCGACATGTGCCCCGTCGACAAGGAAGACAAGGCGCCGCCGAACCCCGACGACGGCTGCCCGACGATGTCCGATCTCGACAAGGACGGCATCCCCGACAACGTCGACAAGTGTCCGGCCAACCCCGAGGACAAGGACGGCATCGACGATCGCGATGGCTGCCCCGAGGACGATGCCGATCAGGACACGGTGCCCGACGCCGAGGACAAGTGCCCGAAGGAGCCGGGCATGCGCGGCGACGATCCCGAGAAGGAAGGTTGCCCGCAGTTCGTCCGCCGCATCAGCGGATCGAGCGAGATTCAGATCACGAAGCAGGTCGAGTTCGAGTTCGACAGCAACGTGATCCTGCCGAAGAGCTATCCAATCCTCGACGAGGTCGTGCGCCTGCTCAAGGCGAACCCCGAGATCAAGCTCGTCAGCGTCGAAGGGCACACCGACGACATCGGCAAGCCCGAGTACAACGACAAGCTCTCGGCGAACCGCGCGGCGGCCGTGCGCATGTACCTGATCGACAAGGGCGGCATCGCGGCGAACCGGCTCGAATCGAAGGGTTTTGGCGCGCGCAAGCCGGTCGGGAGCAACGCGACGCCCGAGGGGCAGGCGCGCAACCGTCGCGTCGAGTTCCACATCGTCACGCAGGCGATCGAGGGGCGGTGA
- a CDS encoding endonuclease/exonuclease/phosphatase family protein: protein MERLRVLTLNIWNKKGPWERRLELIREGIRRLSPDVIGLQEVILYNDRTQADEIREGLGYDAAFGMAHDLGDGMHFGNAVLSRFPIEKRSVLPLPTAGDEERRALLHARIRTPAGSLPFFVTHLNWKFHDGVAREAQVLSIAEHVMHEAPVGADLPAVLVGDFNAVSHSAEMRFLLGLQSLGGKSVHFTDCFEHLGAPPGNTFDSEKNPYAALTHEFPRRIDYILVRGPELGTGRGKPLSAEVVMTENQDGVAPSDHYGVFAEINVRELGQRLY from the coding sequence ATGGAACGGCTGCGCGTCCTCACGCTCAACATCTGGAACAAGAAAGGCCCCTGGGAGCGGCGGCTCGAGCTCATCCGCGAAGGGATCCGCCGCCTCTCGCCGGACGTCATCGGGCTGCAAGAGGTCATCCTCTACAACGATCGCACGCAGGCCGACGAGATCCGCGAGGGCCTCGGCTACGACGCCGCCTTCGGCATGGCCCACGATCTCGGCGACGGCATGCATTTCGGCAACGCCGTGCTCTCGCGCTTCCCGATCGAGAAACGCTCGGTGCTGCCGCTGCCCACGGCCGGCGACGAGGAGCGGCGCGCGCTGCTCCACGCGCGCATCCGCACGCCCGCGGGCTCCCTCCCGTTTTTCGTGACGCACCTCAACTGGAAGTTCCACGACGGCGTGGCGCGCGAAGCCCAGGTCCTCTCCATCGCCGAGCACGTGATGCACGAGGCCCCGGTCGGCGCGGATCTTCCTGCGGTGCTCGTCGGCGACTTCAACGCCGTGTCGCACTCGGCGGAGATGCGATTTTTGCTCGGGCTCCAGTCGCTCGGGGGCAAGAGCGTGCACTTCACCGACTGCTTCGAGCACCTCGGCGCGCCCCCGGGCAACACGTTCGACTCGGAGAAGAACCCATACGCCGCGCTGACGCACGAGTTCCCGCGCCGCATCGATTACATCCTCGTGCGCGGGCCTGAGCTCGGCACGGGCCGCGGCAAGCCGCTCTCGGCGGAGGTCGTGATGACGGAGAACCAGGACGGCGTCGCGCCCTCCGATCACTACGGCGTGTTCGCGGAGATCAACGTCCGCGAGCTCGGCCAGCGACTGTACTAG